The window tgtctccgaCAGCAAACAAATGTAGAAAACAACGGAGGAGAAGTGGGCAGAACAGGCGAGAGCTTCGAGGTGAGTGTTACTCGGAGAAGTCCAGAGAGTAGATCTGGAAGCGATAACGTCGAAGCACTTTCCGGCGAGGATGACTTAGACGCTTCTGATAGAcctttaaagaagaagaaacgttaCCACCGACATACTCCTCATCAAATACAAGAACTCGAATCGTAATAACAATTATAATATTATCCATTAAACtctttaatttaataaaactaactCTAGTATCAAATTCTTTAATCTAAATTTAaacctttgatttttttttagggttttcaaGGAGTGTCCTCATCCCGATGAGAAGCAACGGCTAGATCTTAGCCGTCGGCTCAACTTGGATACTCGCCAAGTCAAGTTCTGGTTCCAAAACCGCCGTACACAAATGAAGgttatcttcatcttcttgaatACTTTTTATAGTAGTTCTTTAATTAAATGTTTGTACTTTCATACTTTCTTGTTTTAGTAAGTATAAatgttctttcctttttttttccggTAGACGCAAATTGAGCGACATGAAAACTCTTTATTGAGACAAGAGAACGATAAGCTCCGAGCTGAGAACATGTCGGTGCGGGAAGCCATGAGGAATCCTATGTGCGGTCACTGCGGTGCCTCCGCTGTTCTTGGAGAGATCTCTCTTGAAGAGCATCAGTTAAGAATCGAGAACTCACGTCTCAAAGATGAGCTGGACCGTTTATGTGCCTTAGCCGGAAAATTCATTAACCGGTCCGATGACGCCGGTTCACATCAGTTACCAAACTCTACGCTCAAACTCGGTGTCGGTTCAAGAAATGTTGATGCTGGTGGTGGTTTTACACTACTCCATCCTGCGTTCGAGATTTCATCATCTCATTTCTACTCCGGTTTAAGTGCTCCGGTTAACCGTACCGGTACGGATATTGCTTCCGGAGGAGTCGATGAGAAGTCATTGTATCTGGAATTAGCTGTTTTCGCTATGGACGAGCTAGTGAAAATGGCGCAAACAAGTGAGCCACTTTGGATCCAAAGCTCGAAAGGCAAACGTGAGATGCTTAACCGGGAAGAATATGACAAAAGTTTCAGACCTTGCCTCGGTCCTAAACCGGGCGGGTTTGTCTCGGAAGCTTCGAAAGAAGTAGGAATGGTTATAATTAATAGCTTAGCCCTCGTCGAAACCTTAATGGACTCGGTTAGTATAGTATGCTTTTACACCTAATTAATGATGTACTTGCTAAAATGTTCTTACAATTATCGTTGGTTGTGTAGGAACGTTGGGCGGAGATGTTTCCATGTATGATTGCAAAAAACTCGACTATAGAAATCATCTCTAGTGGTATGGGAGGGACAAGAAACGGTGCTATTCAACTGGTAACTACGTATATAAATTGCATATATACTCAATTTGATACATTCTAtagttttcttttattaatatGGATCAGGTTATTTCTTTGTGTGTAGATGCAAGCTGAGCTTCAGTTGCTATCACCGCTAGTGCCAGTTCGTCAAGTGACTTTCTTAAGGTTTTGTAAACAACACGCAGAAGGTGTTTGGGCCGTCGTGGATGTCTCTGTCGATAGGGTAAGCGATCGTGGCGGTTCAGCCTCAGCTCGGTCTTCTCTGAGCTGTAGAAGGCTACCATCTGGTTGCCTTGTCCATGACATGCCCAATGGCTACTCTAAGGTATTTTTAGGTCTTTTCATTGATGTTTGATTTGTTCTCAACTTTTCACATAATTGTTAACTGGTTACTGACTACTCTACAAAACTCTTCTCCCTAAATTGTTTATATAGTGTTTTtaagtttaaaactttaaacATTAATATTCATGTAATGCTGGAAAATTCAcctttattttattgatataatcATCTATAAATCTATATAATCTAATGTTTTCTTGTTCACGTCATTTTCTTGGTAGAtttcttaaatttatttttctatatattaatttttcaaGTACAAAGAAAAGTAACAtttttcattataattttttgatagTCACGGTCATAAAGTTTAGTCATCTCCTCATAGGTAACATGGATTGACCACACCGAGTATGACGAGACCAACATCCACCATTCGTACCGTCCATTAGTCAGCTCGGGTCTGGCCTTCGGCTCCAAACGGTGGGTATCCGCTCTGCAACGACAATGTGAAAGCCTCGCCATCCTCATGTCCTCAGCAATACCCAACCGCAGCAAACCCACACGTAAGCTGCAAACCCTGCCTCTCCCAGTAGCGTTTAAGTTCAGTGACTTGCACATACGGATGTTAAATTTTAAGGGGTCATAAGCAATTTTAGGATATTGTTAAAAACTAGTAGACAAATTAGAGACCATACGATGTATGTATAATAACTCTTCAAAATTTAGGGACATTAATTGTCGAATGTTTCAACTGGTTGTACTCAGAATTGGTCCTGTtgacttgttttttttaatgcaaaatgCAGCAGCCATAAGCTCTATAGGGAAGAAGAGTATGCTAAGGCTAGCACAAAGGATGACTGAGAATTTTTGTAGAGGCGTGTGCGCTTCTTCTTCACAGAAATGGAGTAAGCTTGACATTGGTAACATAGATGAAGACGTGAGGATCATGACTAGGAAGAACGTTAATGACTCCGGTGAACCACCGGGGATTCTTTTAAGCGCCGCCACCTCCGTGTGGGTCCCGGTTACACCGAGACGTCTCTTTGATTTTCTGAGAGATGAGCTTTTGAGATCGGAATGGGATATTTTATCCAACGGTGGACCTATGCAGGAGATTGCTAACATCTTCAAGGGCCAAGATCACTCTAACTCCGTCTCTCTCTTACGTTCCACTGTAAGTACATGCATGTGTCTGAAAAGGAACTGTGTGGTCATACGTATCTTGTCGTGATTGATTGAAAAAGGACAAATCTAGAGTTTGGATGCATGCAGTGTCAGAAAATAAAAGTCAAAACCAATAAGACATTTGGGACCTTTACTGCATTATTATCTGCGGACTTTACCTTTTTACCCCTCAATATTGCAGAAACTGATATTCCCATTTCTGCCcctccttttttaaaaaaatgtttttgtttggtgCAGGCTATGAATGCGAGCCAGAGTAGTATGTTGATACTGCAAGAGACAAGCATAGATGCATCTGGGGCTGTAGTTGTATACGCGCCGGTTGATATCCCTGCGATGCATTCTGTGATGAACGGTGGAGATTCTGCTTACGTGGCTCTACTTCCTTCTGGGTTTGCTATACTCCCTGATGGTCAAGGGACGGAGGAAACCGGTTCGCTTCTAACCGTGGCGTTTCAGATTTTGGTCAACTCTCTACCCACGGCTAAGCTCAACGTGGAATCGATCGAGACCGTTAGTAATCTGATATCATGCACCGTTCAGAAAATCAGAGCTGCTCTGAGATGCGAGAAATAGCTGAAGTGAAGTTATTATATAACTGGGCCTTTTGGAGTCAAGAACGAACCGGAGCGTGTGGTGTGGTCCGTTTTGATGGTTCGGGCATTGACTCACTGATTAGTATTGTGTGTACATTTTGGTGATTAGGCTAATGAGTCTGAAGAAACATTAAATGAAACAACGCTCTTTCTGTTAAAACTATCTATTACATTTacttctcaaaaaaaaatctattacaCTATATTCTATTATTAGAATTATCTTTACTTGATCTATATAGTAaaatttttgttgtttcaaaatagatgatgttttgatattttatgttattttcgATTTTATTGAAAACTGTATAACCAATTAGATGTTGTAGTCATTTTTGTAATTAGTtggatgatttttaaattttattttaaaactattttttagaaaaaaataaatttattaatttttgtacACTATTAATACATGATGTATTGTGAAACGGTGAGAGTATTACTTTATGATGTCAGAGATGCAGTGCCGTCCTAAAATTTGATGTGGCCTAAAGCACAATAAAAATTGTGGCCTTTTATATAAATACTAATGGAAAATAGTACTATTACAAACAACACAAAATGCTTAAAATCATTGAATATGGCTGAATATGTAACATAAATGTGACCCTAAAATTTGCTATATATCTTGTGGCGTAAATCATGTGTTTTACTTGCCTTATGACGACCACGGGCCTGGACGCACAGATTATGATTAGTATCGTGTGTGcattttattgattttaataGTATGTAGTATAAAAAATGTGAGAAGGGTTATTTTCAATGGTGGTGACCGAGCAAGACCCCCTGGGAGTGACGTGATGAAAAAGAAACCTAACCGATAAATAAAAGCGACAGGTACATTTGCTATAAATATATACTCGACTTTAATTAGGAATATCTTATGAAACGCATGCAGCATTTAATGCTGTTTCTATTTGTCATCGTACACTTTCTTAATGAGGTTGGCAAGTGAGACGATGAAAGTACTGTATGAATTTACAACTACATGTGGCATATCTTTATGGTGAAATATGTTTCTTATTATAAACTTTAGGATTAAGACAATAATCTTTTCAGACAAGAGGTCAAGAATGTTTACTTCTCTGCTATTAAATTTGGAACTCGTAACGTTGAAAATGAAACCCATTAATATGTTTTACTAGTGTTAACATTCTTTGATCTATGGGCTCTAAATGGGCCCTTAATTCGTGTTTTAGTAACTTATTAGCAAGTTCACTGGCCGCGCAACTCTCAATATTTATTAATACTTCTTCATTATAGGCCCATCACTTGTATTAGCCCATTAACTGTGGGCCATgatgatttaatatttttcgGACAGACGTTAATGGAACACGACATCTGTCGTTGTCACTATCTCTTTCTCATCTGAAGAACCTCCGacataaaactaaaaacattaTCTCGGTATAAGACCCATTCAAACTCAGATCACTCGTCAAAGATCCACCGTAAAATAATGTATCCACCACCGATCCctacctcctcctcctcctcctcttctccgGCGACTGATGACGCTTCCTCGCCGCTACTCAACCGAAGCCGCCGTCCTTCGCAGCCGTTACGCGGCGCGGCGTCGCGGCTTCTCCGCCGCGCGAGCAGCCGCGGGATGATGCTCCGCGAGTCGTCGGTTCGAGTCCGCGAGACGGCGGCCGAGCAGATTGAGGAGAGGCAGAGCGAGTGGGCCTACTCTAAACCGGTTATAGTCTTGGACGTGCTGTGGAATCTAGCGTTCGTGTTCGTCACCGTGGGAGTCTCGTGGTTTAGCTCGGAGGAAGATCCTCGCGCTCCTCTTAGGTTCTGGATCGTTGGGTATAATCTCCAGTGTTTGATTCATATCGCCTGTGTGATCGCTGAGTATCGCCGTCGTGAATCGAACCGAGATTTGGATTCCGGTTTAAGCTCGGTTCAAGGATCTAGCGATGGTTATGGTGCTGAGATTGAATCTGGAAATAGGTAAGTAAAGGTTTATTCCTTTTATCCTCCTCAAAaatgaactcttttttttttcactgatGATGATTTTTTTACTGTAGTGTTGCTAAGCACATTGAATCAACGAATGCAATCTTCTCGTTCGTGTGGTGGGTCATTGGGTTTTATTGGGTCACTGCTGATGCTGAGGAACTCGCTCAAAGCTCTCCTCAGCTCTACTGGTTTGTTTTGGAAACACACAAAACATGTTTAATCTACTTTGTTTGTGCGTTAGATTTTGGGGGTTTTTAgtaaaaatttcaataattttttattattttattacaaatttgAGGGCCTGTGTTTATGTCTGAGGCGAATGTTTCATTTAGCTTTGTTCTGTTAGATGAATTATGGTTTTGTATCTGTGGTATACAGGC is drawn from Brassica rapa cultivar Chiifu-401-42 chromosome A05, CAAS_Brap_v3.01, whole genome shotgun sequence and contains these coding sequences:
- the LOC103866919 gene encoding homeobox-leucine zipper protein HDG1 isoform X1, whose amino-acid sequence is MNFSGFLHHDDDKTPGGETVGGGNHFFSPATAMSGGPVQFSSPRLSLGLQTNVENNGGEVGRTGESFEVSVTRRSPESRSGSDNVEALSGEDDLDASDRPLKKKKRYHRHTPHQIQELESVFKECPHPDEKQRLDLSRRLNLDTRQVKFWFQNRRTQMKTQIERHENSLLRQENDKLRAENMSVREAMRNPMCGHCGASAVLGEISLEEHQLRIENSRLKDELDRLCALAGKFINRSDDAGSHQLPNSTLKLGVGSRNVDAGGGFTLLHPAFEISSSHFYSGLSAPVNRTGTDIASGGVDEKSLYLELAVFAMDELVKMAQTSEPLWIQSSKGKREMLNREEYDKSFRPCLGPKPGGFVSEASKEVGMVIINSLALVETLMDSERWAEMFPCMIAKNSTIEIISSGMGGTRNGAIQLMQAELQLLSPLVPVRQVTFLRFCKQHAEGVWAVVDVSVDRVSDRGGSASARSSLSCRRLPSGCLVHDMPNGYSKVTWIDHTEYDETNIHHSYRPLVSSGLAFGSKRWVSALQRQCESLAILMSSAIPNRSKPTPAISSIGKKSMLRLAQRMTENFCRGVCASSSQKWSKLDIGNIDEDVRIMTRKNVNDSGEPPGILLSAATSVWVPVTPRRLFDFLRDELLRSEWDILSNGGPMQEIANIFKGQDHSNSVSLLRSTAMNASQSSMLILQETSIDASGAVVVYAPVDIPAMHSVMNGGDSAYVALLPSGFAILPDGQGTEETGSLLTVAFQILVNSLPTAKLNVESIETVSNLISCTVQKIRAALRCEK
- the LOC103866919 gene encoding homeobox-leucine zipper protein HDG1 isoform X2, producing MNFSGFLHHDDDKTPGGETVGGGNHFFSPATAMSGGPVQFSSPRLSLGLQTNVENNGGEVGRTGESFEVSVTRRSPESRSGSDNVEALSGEDDLDASDRPLKKKKRYHRHTPHQIQELESVFKECPHPDEKQRLDLSRRLNLDTRQVKFWFQNRRTQMKTQIERHENSLLRQENDKLRAENMSVREAMRNPMCGHCGASAVLGEISLEEHQLRIENSRLKDELDRLCALAGKFINRSDDAGSHQLPNSTLKLGVGSRNVDAGGGFTLLHPAFEISSSHFYSGLSAPVNRTGTDIASGGVDEKSLYLELAVFAMDELVKMAQTSEPLWIQSSKGKREMLNREEYDKSFRPCLGPKPGGFVSEASKEVGMVIINSLALVETLMDSERWAEMFPCMIAKNSTIEIISSGMGGTRNGAIQLMQAELQLLSPLVPVRQVTFLRFCKQHAEGVWAVVDVSVDRVSDRGGSASARSSLSCRRLPSGCLVHDMPNGYSKVTWIDHTEYDETNIHHSYRPLVSSGLAFGSKRWVSALQRQCESLAILMSSAIPNRSKPTPISSIGKKSMLRLAQRMTENFCRGVCASSSQKWSKLDIGNIDEDVRIMTRKNVNDSGEPPGILLSAATSVWVPVTPRRLFDFLRDELLRSEWDILSNGGPMQEIANIFKGQDHSNSVSLLRSTAMNASQSSMLILQETSIDASGAVVVYAPVDIPAMHSVMNGGDSAYVALLPSGFAILPDGQGTEETGSLLTVAFQILVNSLPTAKLNVESIETVSNLISCTVQKIRAALRCEK
- the LOC103866919 gene encoding homeobox-leucine zipper protein HDG1 isoform X3, whose translation is MSGGPVQFSSPRLSLGLQTNVENNGGEVGRTGESFEVSVTRRSPESRSGSDNVEALSGEDDLDASDRPLKKKKRYHRHTPHQIQELESVFKECPHPDEKQRLDLSRRLNLDTRQVKFWFQNRRTQMKTQIERHENSLLRQENDKLRAENMSVREAMRNPMCGHCGASAVLGEISLEEHQLRIENSRLKDELDRLCALAGKFINRSDDAGSHQLPNSTLKLGVGSRNVDAGGGFTLLHPAFEISSSHFYSGLSAPVNRTGTDIASGGVDEKSLYLELAVFAMDELVKMAQTSEPLWIQSSKGKREMLNREEYDKSFRPCLGPKPGGFVSEASKEVGMVIINSLALVETLMDSERWAEMFPCMIAKNSTIEIISSGMGGTRNGAIQLMQAELQLLSPLVPVRQVTFLRFCKQHAEGVWAVVDVSVDRVSDRGGSASARSSLSCRRLPSGCLVHDMPNGYSKVTWIDHTEYDETNIHHSYRPLVSSGLAFGSKRWVSALQRQCESLAILMSSAIPNRSKPTPAISSIGKKSMLRLAQRMTENFCRGVCASSSQKWSKLDIGNIDEDVRIMTRKNVNDSGEPPGILLSAATSVWVPVTPRRLFDFLRDELLRSEWDILSNGGPMQEIANIFKGQDHSNSVSLLRSTAMNASQSSMLILQETSIDASGAVVVYAPVDIPAMHSVMNGGDSAYVALLPSGFAILPDGQGTEETGSLLTVAFQILVNSLPTAKLNVESIETVSNLISCTVQKIRAALRCEK
- the LOC103249158 gene encoding E3 ubiquitin-protein ligase At4g11680 translates to MYPPPIPTSSSSSSSPATDDASSPLLNRSRRPSQPLRGAASRLLRRASSRGMMLRESSVRVRETAAEQIEERQSEWAYSKPVIVLDVLWNLAFVFVTVGVSWFSSEEDPRAPLRFWIVGYNLQCLIHIACVIAEYRRRESNRDLDSGLSSVQGSSDGYGAEIESGNSVAKHIESTNAIFSFVWWVIGFYWVTADAEELAQSSPQLYWLCVAFLAFDVIFVVLCVAVACLIGIAVCCCLPCIIAVLYALADREGASDEEIEKLPKFKFLTVRNSEKVNGEIRETRGGIMTQLGVDSPTERVLSSDEAECCICLCDYEDGTELRELSCRHHFHEACIDKWLRINATCPLCKLNILKTGEQSGDDAV